A single genomic interval of Spinacia oleracea cultivar Varoflay chromosome 6, BTI_SOV_V1, whole genome shotgun sequence harbors:
- the LOC130464072 gene encoding uncharacterized protein isoform X2, which translates to MTAMWLLLHHGSHSFDVRVTDMEKYRLLRLFLDIFEESVRQDVFLPSTFALFIESPCGRVELVDDKTMKLMWGWNWGKDTAEIWVEGTDKPGVVFRNAVATIEHHRKESERKLKERQDELLRAQRKEEEEMRKKQEREDILRELQEQMEYTIAVEVPVVDCEDLSTEYVRIISKDGADEVFPGASQPQPTQESSPSKKPTSPKPKQKAKVKPTTPKAPKVPKAKKLTPKRRPTPTQKQATPKAKKPTPTTKKPTSTPQQPTPTPEQSIPPAQQPTPTTQQPIPPPQQPNPSPQTHPTHSPPPQNTQNDQPPHSPPPQNTQNDQPPHSTPTQNQSEAVKRKGARTRPTGFRVNKVTAKKAGTWVSKGKGIGRKGTRRSKSARVFTDIEDIGSEEESEDSDWEESEPDNELEEDKLDDWVDSDVEAEVITDDVPDLLFEECLDGSSKMDKAYKNGKIWTHQPYGSIKLEPWLIFPDKSTFLDVLRSFCIQEGFGLSVERADSKRYTAVCAIETCDWRIHASKMFDSVSWAIKGISGCHKTCGRLEENPVVTSEWLCKNMMSLIEANTEIPVETLRRYAQETFQLRVKKRLLYKVRSMAVEKIHGGWAEAYELLPRYAEMIKQTNPGSYALISWGATSGDVNPKFRACFFSFAAQVKGFLRGCRPIIGIDGAHLSGFYKGILLTAVGIDGNNEIFVLAYGIVDTESCDSWTHFMRCLRQMFEQEGCNKDDWTFISDRMKGVDLAVRDTFPRATRRVCCQHLYMNCKNNGFSGSAFFKLFWIAANAHNEYVYGKALEKITAHDPNAAAYLDTCQEQWSRHMFDPAVCCDHNTTNFVESFNACTKPYRDMHVFSLLEAIRKWCMERVGARFDMAIDMEDGQLTEYAKKEVDERTGESRFCYATACGGGEFEVRDAHVNFPIRLSTRSCGCGKWQISGIPCKHALRVIYDQRLNPIDFVSPFFKSAAYKLTYADHIHPMSDPTQWPNFSLPTIQPPVIKRQAGRPAKKRKRGPNEPRKGKRNSNVKCGKCREFGHNSRTCKNGGPSTGPSTSAAAGASTSQGGSRGRKRANTAT; encoded by the exons ATGACTGCAATGTGGTTGTTATTGCATCATGGATCACATAGCTTTGATGTGAGAGTTACAGACATGGAAAAGTATCGTCTTTTGAGGTTGTTTTTGGATATTTTTGAGGAATCTGTTAGGCAGGATGTGTTTTTACCTAGTACATTTGCCCTGTTTATTGAGTCTCCCTGTGGTAGAGTTGAGTTGGTAGATGATAAGACAATGAAGCTAATGTGGGGATGGAATTGGGGTAAGGACACTGCTGAAATATGGGTTGAGGGTACAGACAAACCAGGAGTGGTGTTTAGAAATGCTGTTGCCACAATTGAGCATCATAGGAAGGAGAGTGAGAGAAAGCTCAAAGAGAGACAAGATGAACTTCTTAGGGCTCAAAGAAAGGAGGAAGAGGAAATGAGGAAAAAACAGGAGAGAGAGGACATTTTAAGGGAACTTCAAGAACAAATGGAGTACACAATAGCTGTGGAGGTGCCTGTGGTTGATTGTGAGGACTTAAGCACTGAGTATGTGAGGATTATAAGCAAGGATGGTGCTGATGAGGTGTTTCCAGGAGCCTCTCAACCACAACCCACACAAGAATCTTCACCCTCCAAAAAACCTACTTCTCCTAAACCAAAACAAAAGGCCAAAGTCAAGCCAACTACTCCAAAAGCTCCTAAGGTTCCTAAAGCCAAGAAACTGACCCCTAAGAGGAGACCCACCCCAACTCAAAAACAGGCCACACCAAAGGCAAAAAAACCCACCCCAACAACAAAAAAGCCCACCTCAACACCACAGCAACCCACCCCAACTCCAGAACAATCAATCCCACCAGCACAGCAACCCACCCCAACAACACAGCAGCCCATCCCACCACCACAGCAACCCAACCCATCACCACAAACACACCCCACCCATTCCCCACCACCACAGAACACCCAAAATGATCAACCACCCCATTCCCCACCACCACAGAACACCCAAAATGATCAGCCACCCCATTCAACACCAACACAGAATCAGTCTGAAGCTGTTAAAAGGAAGGGGGCCAGAACTAGACCTACAGGGTTCAGGGTGAACAAAGTGACTGCCAAGAAAGCTGGAACTTGGGTATCCAAAGGGAAGGGCATAGGTAGGAAGGGTACAAGGAGGTCAAAGAGTGCAAGGGTGTTCACTGATATTGAGGATATAGGTTCAGAAGAGGAGAGTGAGGATTCAGATTGGGAGGAATCTGAACCAGACAATGAACTAGAGGAGGATAAACTTGATGATTGGGTTGACTCTGATGTGGAGGCTGAGGTAATAACAGATGATGTGCCTGACTTATTGTTTGAGGAATGTTTGGATGGTTCTAGTAAGATGGATAAGGCCTACAAGAATGGAAAGATATGGACTCATCAACCATATGGGTCCATCAAATTAGAACCTTGGTTGATCTTTCCAGACAAGTCCACTTTCCTAGatgttttgaggagtttttgcaTACAAGAGGGGTTTGGACTAAGTGTTGAGAGGGCTGACAGTAAGAGGTACACTGCAGTGTGTGCAATAGAAACTTGTGACTGGAGGATACATGCAAGTAAGATGTTTGACAGTGTCAGTTGGGCTATTAAGGGGATCAGTGGGTGCCACAAAACTTGTGGGAGATTGGAGGAGAACCCTGTGGTGACCTCTGAGTGGCTATGTAAGAACATGATGAGTCTAATTGAGGCCAACACTGAAATTCCTGTTGAGACATTGAGAAGGTATGCACAGGAGACATTTCAATTGAGGGTTAAAAAGAGATTGTTGTACAAAGTAAGGAGTATGGCAGTAGAGAAGATACATGGTGGTTGGGCTGAGGCTTATGAGTTGCTTCCTAGGTATGCTGAGATGATTAAACAGACAAACCCAGGAAGTTATGCACTGATTTCATGGGGTGCTACAAGTGGGGATGTGAACCCCAAGTTCAGAGCTTGTTTCTTCTCCTTTGCTGCTCAAGTCAAGGGGTTTTTGAGGGGGTGCAGGCCTATAATTGGAATAGATGGGGCTCATCTAAGTGGGTTTTACAAGGGAATCCTACTCACAGCTGTTGGCATTGATGGGAACAATGAAATATTTGTTCTGGCTTATGGGATAGTGGACACTGAGAGCTGTGATAGTTGGACACATTTCATGAGATGCTTGAGGCAGATGTTTGAGCAAGAGGGTTGCAACAAAGATGATTGGACCTTCATCAGTGACAGGATGAAG GGAGTTGACTTGGCAGTGAGAGATACTTTTCCTAGAGCTACTAGGAGAGTTTGCTGCCAACACTTGTACATGAATTGCAAAAACAATGGATTTAGTGGATCTGCTTTCTTCAAACTGTTTTGGATAGCTGCAAATGCACACAATGAGTATGTGTATGGTAAAGCATTAGAGAAGATCACTGCTCATGATCCAAATGCTGCTGCATACTTGGACACATGCCAGGAGCAGTGGTCCAGGCATATGTTTGACCCTGCTGtttgttgtgatcacaacacaacaaactttgtggagtcattcaatgcatgcacaaaaccatacagagacaTGCATGTATTCTCATTGTTGGAAG CAATCAGAAAGTGGTGTATGGAGAGGGTTGGGGCAAGATTTGACATGGCAATTGATATGGAGGATGGTCAGTTGACTGAGTATGCCAAGAAAGAGGTGGATGAAAGAACAGGAGAGTCTAGGTTCTGCTATGCTACAGCCTGTGGTGGGGGGGAATTTGAGGTCAGAGATGCACATGTGAACTTCCCCATCAGGTTATCAACTAGAAGCTGTGGGTGTGGGAAGTGGCAAATTTCTGGAATCCCCTGCAAGCATGCACTCAGGGTGATTTATGACCAAAGGCTGAACCCCATTGATTTTGTCTCCCCATTCTTCAAGTCTGCTGCATACAAGCTTACATATGCAGACCACATTCACCCCATGTCAGACCCAACACAGTGGCCTAACTTTTCTCTCCCTACCATTCAGCCTCCAGTCATCAAAAGACAAGCTGGCAGACCtgctaagaagagaaagagaggaccAAATGAACCCAGGAAGGGGAAGAGAAACAGCAATGTGAAATGTGGAAAGTGCAGGGAGTTTGGTCATAACTCAAGGACATGTAAGAATGGAGGACCAAGCACTGGACCAAGCACTTCAGCAGCAGCAGGAGCAAGTACATCACAAGGGGGTTCAAGGGGGAGAAAAAGAGCAAACACAGCAACTTAA
- the LOC130464072 gene encoding uncharacterized protein isoform X1, translating to MNCCWLNRNSCFFSLNFPFRMTAMWLLLHHGSHSFDVRVTDMEKYRLLRLFLDIFEESVRQDVFLPSTFALFIESPCGRVELVDDKTMKLMWGWNWGKDTAEIWVEGTDKPGVVFRNAVATIEHHRKESERKLKERQDELLRAQRKEEEEMRKKQEREDILRELQEQMEYTIAVEVPVVDCEDLSTEYVRIISKDGADEVFPGASQPQPTQESSPSKKPTSPKPKQKAKVKPTTPKAPKVPKAKKLTPKRRPTPTQKQATPKAKKPTPTTKKPTSTPQQPTPTPEQSIPPAQQPTPTTQQPIPPPQQPNPSPQTHPTHSPPPQNTQNDQPPHSPPPQNTQNDQPPHSTPTQNQSEAVKRKGARTRPTGFRVNKVTAKKAGTWVSKGKGIGRKGTRRSKSARVFTDIEDIGSEEESEDSDWEESEPDNELEEDKLDDWVDSDVEAEVITDDVPDLLFEECLDGSSKMDKAYKNGKIWTHQPYGSIKLEPWLIFPDKSTFLDVLRSFCIQEGFGLSVERADSKRYTAVCAIETCDWRIHASKMFDSVSWAIKGISGCHKTCGRLEENPVVTSEWLCKNMMSLIEANTEIPVETLRRYAQETFQLRVKKRLLYKVRSMAVEKIHGGWAEAYELLPRYAEMIKQTNPGSYALISWGATSGDVNPKFRACFFSFAAQVKGFLRGCRPIIGIDGAHLSGFYKGILLTAVGIDGNNEIFVLAYGIVDTESCDSWTHFMRCLRQMFEQEGCNKDDWTFISDRMKGVDLAVRDTFPRATRRVCCQHLYMNCKNNGFSGSAFFKLFWIAANAHNEYVYGKALEKITAHDPNAAAYLDTCQEQWSRHMFDPAVCCDHNTTNFVESFNACTKPYRDMHVFSLLEAIRKWCMERVGARFDMAIDMEDGQLTEYAKKEVDERTGESRFCYATACGGGEFEVRDAHVNFPIRLSTRSCGCGKWQISGIPCKHALRVIYDQRLNPIDFVSPFFKSAAYKLTYADHIHPMSDPTQWPNFSLPTIQPPVIKRQAGRPAKKRKRGPNEPRKGKRNSNVKCGKCREFGHNSRTCKNGGPSTGPSTSAAAGASTSQGGSRGRKRANTAT from the exons ATGAATTGTTGTTGGTTGAATCgaaattcatgttttttttccttaaatTTTCCCTTTAGGATGACTGCAATGTGGTTGTTATTGCATCATGGATCACATAGCTTTGATGTGAGAGTTACAGACATGGAAAAGTATCGTCTTTTGAGGTTGTTTTTGGATATTTTTGAGGAATCTGTTAGGCAGGATGTGTTTTTACCTAGTACATTTGCCCTGTTTATTGAGTCTCCCTGTGGTAGAGTTGAGTTGGTAGATGATAAGACAATGAAGCTAATGTGGGGATGGAATTGGGGTAAGGACACTGCTGAAATATGGGTTGAGGGTACAGACAAACCAGGAGTGGTGTTTAGAAATGCTGTTGCCACAATTGAGCATCATAGGAAGGAGAGTGAGAGAAAGCTCAAAGAGAGACAAGATGAACTTCTTAGGGCTCAAAGAAAGGAGGAAGAGGAAATGAGGAAAAAACAGGAGAGAGAGGACATTTTAAGGGAACTTCAAGAACAAATGGAGTACACAATAGCTGTGGAGGTGCCTGTGGTTGATTGTGAGGACTTAAGCACTGAGTATGTGAGGATTATAAGCAAGGATGGTGCTGATGAGGTGTTTCCAGGAGCCTCTCAACCACAACCCACACAAGAATCTTCACCCTCCAAAAAACCTACTTCTCCTAAACCAAAACAAAAGGCCAAAGTCAAGCCAACTACTCCAAAAGCTCCTAAGGTTCCTAAAGCCAAGAAACTGACCCCTAAGAGGAGACCCACCCCAACTCAAAAACAGGCCACACCAAAGGCAAAAAAACCCACCCCAACAACAAAAAAGCCCACCTCAACACCACAGCAACCCACCCCAACTCCAGAACAATCAATCCCACCAGCACAGCAACCCACCCCAACAACACAGCAGCCCATCCCACCACCACAGCAACCCAACCCATCACCACAAACACACCCCACCCATTCCCCACCACCACAGAACACCCAAAATGATCAACCACCCCATTCCCCACCACCACAGAACACCCAAAATGATCAGCCACCCCATTCAACACCAACACAGAATCAGTCTGAAGCTGTTAAAAGGAAGGGGGCCAGAACTAGACCTACAGGGTTCAGGGTGAACAAAGTGACTGCCAAGAAAGCTGGAACTTGGGTATCCAAAGGGAAGGGCATAGGTAGGAAGGGTACAAGGAGGTCAAAGAGTGCAAGGGTGTTCACTGATATTGAGGATATAGGTTCAGAAGAGGAGAGTGAGGATTCAGATTGGGAGGAATCTGAACCAGACAATGAACTAGAGGAGGATAAACTTGATGATTGGGTTGACTCTGATGTGGAGGCTGAGGTAATAACAGATGATGTGCCTGACTTATTGTTTGAGGAATGTTTGGATGGTTCTAGTAAGATGGATAAGGCCTACAAGAATGGAAAGATATGGACTCATCAACCATATGGGTCCATCAAATTAGAACCTTGGTTGATCTTTCCAGACAAGTCCACTTTCCTAGatgttttgaggagtttttgcaTACAAGAGGGGTTTGGACTAAGTGTTGAGAGGGCTGACAGTAAGAGGTACACTGCAGTGTGTGCAATAGAAACTTGTGACTGGAGGATACATGCAAGTAAGATGTTTGACAGTGTCAGTTGGGCTATTAAGGGGATCAGTGGGTGCCACAAAACTTGTGGGAGATTGGAGGAGAACCCTGTGGTGACCTCTGAGTGGCTATGTAAGAACATGATGAGTCTAATTGAGGCCAACACTGAAATTCCTGTTGAGACATTGAGAAGGTATGCACAGGAGACATTTCAATTGAGGGTTAAAAAGAGATTGTTGTACAAAGTAAGGAGTATGGCAGTAGAGAAGATACATGGTGGTTGGGCTGAGGCTTATGAGTTGCTTCCTAGGTATGCTGAGATGATTAAACAGACAAACCCAGGAAGTTATGCACTGATTTCATGGGGTGCTACAAGTGGGGATGTGAACCCCAAGTTCAGAGCTTGTTTCTTCTCCTTTGCTGCTCAAGTCAAGGGGTTTTTGAGGGGGTGCAGGCCTATAATTGGAATAGATGGGGCTCATCTAAGTGGGTTTTACAAGGGAATCCTACTCACAGCTGTTGGCATTGATGGGAACAATGAAATATTTGTTCTGGCTTATGGGATAGTGGACACTGAGAGCTGTGATAGTTGGACACATTTCATGAGATGCTTGAGGCAGATGTTTGAGCAAGAGGGTTGCAACAAAGATGATTGGACCTTCATCAGTGACAGGATGAAG GGAGTTGACTTGGCAGTGAGAGATACTTTTCCTAGAGCTACTAGGAGAGTTTGCTGCCAACACTTGTACATGAATTGCAAAAACAATGGATTTAGTGGATCTGCTTTCTTCAAACTGTTTTGGATAGCTGCAAATGCACACAATGAGTATGTGTATGGTAAAGCATTAGAGAAGATCACTGCTCATGATCCAAATGCTGCTGCATACTTGGACACATGCCAGGAGCAGTGGTCCAGGCATATGTTTGACCCTGCTGtttgttgtgatcacaacacaacaaactttgtggagtcattcaatgcatgcacaaaaccatacagagacaTGCATGTATTCTCATTGTTGGAAG CAATCAGAAAGTGGTGTATGGAGAGGGTTGGGGCAAGATTTGACATGGCAATTGATATGGAGGATGGTCAGTTGACTGAGTATGCCAAGAAAGAGGTGGATGAAAGAACAGGAGAGTCTAGGTTCTGCTATGCTACAGCCTGTGGTGGGGGGGAATTTGAGGTCAGAGATGCACATGTGAACTTCCCCATCAGGTTATCAACTAGAAGCTGTGGGTGTGGGAAGTGGCAAATTTCTGGAATCCCCTGCAAGCATGCACTCAGGGTGATTTATGACCAAAGGCTGAACCCCATTGATTTTGTCTCCCCATTCTTCAAGTCTGCTGCATACAAGCTTACATATGCAGACCACATTCACCCCATGTCAGACCCAACACAGTGGCCTAACTTTTCTCTCCCTACCATTCAGCCTCCAGTCATCAAAAGACAAGCTGGCAGACCtgctaagaagagaaagagaggaccAAATGAACCCAGGAAGGGGAAGAGAAACAGCAATGTGAAATGTGGAAAGTGCAGGGAGTTTGGTCATAACTCAAGGACATGTAAGAATGGAGGACCAAGCACTGGACCAAGCACTTCAGCAGCAGCAGGAGCAAGTACATCACAAGGGGGTTCAAGGGGGAGAAAAAGAGCAAACACAGCAACTTAA